From Caballeronia insecticola, a single genomic window includes:
- a CDS encoding polysaccharide biosynthesis tyrosine autokinase, with amino-acid sequence MLSYNMRPTLTPVPQRGDGVVDLWRSVVRHKTLLGAVTGTCCAAGVLYILLATPQYRAEALLRVQSKAGVAISALSDVSGSMAADGSASDESDVLTSRSVVSAAIAQTGAETVVETQSFFPVIGRWMATRHATDRELAPALFGLDQYAWGGERLTPGVFDVPKAALQMKFHVVAGEGGRWTLFDKNDTRLAEGRVGETVPFQVTTPDGQAPGELRIDTLRARPGVSFQITKYSQQMTFDNVLQRLRTSIPPRESSLRDPALIHLTYQAESPFEAQAMVNAIIKTYQQRDIERRAAQAQTSLDFLRQRLPALRADLERAEGRLNSFRTQTGTVDMQQQNVALIARMSSLEERQTTLQLALDAAQHRYRPDSEQYQAALTQLNQVKREIGDASKTAANLPTIQRQYVELARDVAVTTQLYTSVLTNAQQLEVAAASTPPGIAVVDWAVAPEKQSWPRQWIVLLGSIFGGLFVSTVSIYLIALHRRELRSPEEIDHFSQVPRLAVIARSTAQLRQDVRALTHNAAPAKLLAMTSPTDPSVEALRSLRSSVRAMLSGVPIANHPGFHGLHPMNPLNPMNPMALSHAMGNSFGNTAGNSFGNTMSVMNPGYVVEATDTNDGGGRVILFTGPTQGVGKSFVSSNFAYLLAETRASVLLIDADMRQGRLRHLVDGREGPGLAEVLAGTARVDDAIVPLGDGGLSMMDAGAEYPENPAELLTRPAFQEMMTMLRDIYDYIVIDSPPVLPVSDALSIAMQNCDLVLLVSRADRTGARQLEETLRRLENVGAKVGGHVFNGFAPGRYGAREEYGIRTSTR; translated from the coding sequence CACAAGACGCTGCTTGGCGCCGTCACCGGCACATGCTGTGCGGCGGGCGTGCTCTACATCCTGCTCGCGACGCCGCAATATCGCGCCGAGGCGCTGCTGCGCGTGCAGAGCAAGGCGGGTGTGGCGATCAGCGCACTGTCGGACGTGTCCGGCTCGATGGCCGCCGACGGTTCCGCAAGCGACGAAAGCGACGTGCTGACGTCGCGCTCGGTTGTCTCCGCGGCGATCGCGCAGACGGGCGCGGAGACGGTCGTCGAGACGCAAAGCTTCTTTCCGGTGATCGGCCGCTGGATGGCCACGCGTCACGCCACCGACCGCGAACTCGCGCCGGCGCTGTTCGGGCTCGATCAGTATGCGTGGGGCGGCGAGCGCCTGACGCCCGGCGTCTTCGACGTGCCGAAGGCCGCGCTGCAGATGAAGTTCCACGTCGTCGCGGGCGAGGGCGGACGCTGGACGCTCTTCGACAAGAACGACACGCGCCTGGCCGAAGGCCGCGTCGGCGAGACGGTGCCGTTTCAGGTCACGACGCCCGATGGCCAGGCGCCCGGCGAACTGCGCATCGACACGTTGCGCGCGCGCCCCGGCGTGTCGTTCCAGATCACGAAGTATTCGCAGCAGATGACGTTCGACAACGTGCTGCAGCGGTTGCGCACGTCGATTCCGCCGCGCGAGTCGTCGCTGCGCGACCCGGCGCTGATCCATCTGACGTACCAGGCCGAATCGCCGTTTGAGGCGCAGGCCATGGTCAACGCGATCATCAAGACGTATCAGCAGCGCGATATCGAACGACGCGCCGCGCAGGCGCAGACAAGCCTCGACTTTCTGCGTCAGCGTCTTCCCGCTCTGCGGGCGGACCTCGAACGCGCGGAAGGGCGCCTGAACAGCTTCCGCACGCAGACCGGCACCGTCGACATGCAGCAGCAGAACGTCGCGCTGATCGCGCGCATGAGCAGCCTCGAGGAACGGCAGACGACGCTGCAACTCGCGCTCGACGCCGCGCAGCATCGCTATCGTCCGGACAGCGAGCAGTATCAGGCCGCGCTCACGCAGCTGAATCAGGTGAAGCGCGAGATCGGCGATGCGTCGAAGACGGCGGCGAACCTGCCGACGATCCAGCGGCAGTATGTCGAACTCGCACGCGACGTCGCCGTGACGACGCAGCTCTACACGAGCGTGCTCACCAACGCGCAGCAGCTCGAAGTGGCCGCGGCCAGCACGCCGCCGGGCATCGCGGTGGTGGACTGGGCCGTCGCGCCCGAGAAGCAGTCGTGGCCGCGTCAGTGGATCGTGCTGCTCGGCTCGATCTTCGGCGGCCTGTTCGTGAGCACTGTGTCGATCTATCTGATCGCGCTGCATCGCCGTGAACTGCGCAGCCCGGAAGAGATCGACCACTTTTCGCAAGTGCCGCGTCTCGCCGTGATCGCGCGCTCGACGGCGCAACTGCGTCAGGACGTGCGTGCGCTCACGCATAACGCGGCGCCGGCCAAGCTGCTCGCGATGACGAGCCCGACCGATCCGAGCGTCGAGGCACTGCGTTCGTTGCGCAGCAGCGTGCGGGCGATGCTCTCCGGCGTGCCGATCGCGAATCATCCGGGCTTTCATGGCCTGCATCCGATGAACCCGCTCAATCCGATGAACCCGATGGCGTTGAGCCATGCAATGGGCAACTCGTTCGGCAACACGGCCGGCAACTCGTTCGGCAACACGATGAGCGTGATGAATCCGGGATACGTCGTCGAGGCGACCGATACGAACGACGGCGGCGGCCGCGTGATTCTCTTCACGGGTCCGACGCAGGGCGTGGGCAAGAGCTTCGTGTCGTCGAACTTCGCGTATCTGCTGGCGGAGACGCGCGCCTCGGTGCTGCTGATCGACGCCGACATGCGTCAGGGCCGTCTGCGTCATCTCGTCGATGGCCGCGAAGGTCCGGGTCTCGCGGAAGTGCTGGCGGGCACGGCGCGCGTCGACGATGCGATCGTGCCGCTCGGCGATGGCGGTCTCTCGATGATGGATGCGGGCGCGGAGTATCCGGAGAACCCGGCGGAACTGCTGACGCGCCCGGCGTTCCAGGAAATGATGACGATGCTGCGCGACATCTACGATTACATCGTGATCGATTCGCCGCCGGTGCTGCCGGTCAGCGATGCGCTCTCGATCGCGATGCAGAACTGCGACCTCGTGCTGCTCGTGTCGCGCGCGGACCGCACGGGCGCACGGCAACTGGAGGAGACGCTGCGCCGCCTGGAGAATGTGGGCGCGAAGGTGGGCGGGCATGTGTTCAACGGCTTCGCACCGGGACGTTACGGTGCGCGCGAGGAATACGGCATCAGGACGTCGACGCGATAA